One window of the Rhizorhabdus dicambivorans genome contains the following:
- a CDS encoding response regulator transcription factor has product MRLLLIEDDEDTGSAVVEALRARGHAVDWEEDGKSGLDRAASGAHALLIVDRMLPEMDGLSVVTELRRRQVVAPVLMLTALGSVGQRVEGLEGGADDYLVKPFAIAELVARVEALQRRAAGPPSILSLGDLTLDRLARTVRRGDTPIELIPREFQLLELLMLNSPAVLTRLMLLETVWKFRFDPGRNLVESHISRLRAKIDRGDDPPLIHTVRGEGYAAWSD; this is encoded by the coding sequence ATGCGCCTGCTACTGATCGAGGATGACGAGGATACGGGGAGCGCTGTCGTTGAAGCGCTGCGTGCTCGTGGTCATGCCGTGGATTGGGAGGAGGATGGGAAAAGCGGACTTGATCGCGCCGCGAGCGGCGCCCACGCGTTGCTGATCGTTGACCGAATGCTGCCAGAGATGGATGGGCTATCGGTCGTCACCGAGCTGCGCCGTCGGCAAGTCGTAGCACCCGTGCTGATGCTTACGGCGCTAGGCTCAGTGGGCCAACGAGTCGAAGGTCTTGAAGGTGGAGCCGACGACTATCTTGTCAAACCGTTCGCAATCGCCGAACTCGTCGCGCGCGTTGAAGCGCTGCAGCGCCGCGCAGCCGGCCCGCCCAGCATCCTCTCGCTGGGCGACTTGACGCTCGACCGCCTCGCTCGGACGGTGCGGAGAGGCGACACGCCGATCGAACTAATACCGCGCGAGTTCCAGCTTCTCGAACTACTGATGCTGAACTCGCCGGCCGTGCTCACGCGGTTGATGCTGCTGGAGACCGTGTGGAAGTTCCGTTTCGATCCTGGCAGGAACCTCGTCGAAAGCCATATCAGTCGGCTGCGGGCCAAGATCGATCGCGGTGACGATCCCCCCCTGATCCATACCGTGCGTGGGGAAGGCTATGCCGCTTGGAGTGATTAG
- a CDS encoding TrbI/VirB10 family protein, which translates to MSTDIPSAEPAAPQPLLADPKPFQLRGDPPRVMRLSRKALTVIGVAAGLGIGGSLIYALKPAGERQAEELYNTESRATAETITSGPRDYSQAPRLGPPLPGDLGGPIVSAQQRGENVPVPPIGTQPAQPDPRVQAEEAARQRAQQERDAARMSGVFLGGNAGYAGTAPAPSLILPDQAAQPTQQASAAQGDQAGRRAFMAQASNQRTVSAERLTAPPSPNIVQAGSIIPAALITGIRSDLPGQITAQVTQNVYDSPTGRILLIPQGARLIGEYDSEITAGQTRVLLAWDRLIMPDGRSIVLERQPGADGAGFAGLQDRVNQHWGNLLRAAAVSTLLGVGAELGADSEDDLTRALRRGSQDTINQTGQQIVRRQLNVQPTLTIRPGHPLRVVITRDLVLEPLGATR; encoded by the coding sequence TTGTCCACCGACATTCCCTCCGCCGAGCCGGCCGCGCCGCAGCCGCTTCTCGCCGATCCAAAGCCATTCCAGCTTCGAGGCGATCCGCCCCGCGTCATGCGTCTGTCCCGTAAGGCGCTGACCGTCATAGGCGTGGCCGCCGGCCTCGGTATCGGCGGCTCGCTGATCTACGCGCTCAAACCGGCTGGTGAACGGCAGGCGGAAGAACTCTACAACACCGAGAGCCGCGCCACGGCCGAGACCATCACCTCGGGACCGAGGGACTATTCTCAAGCGCCGCGCCTTGGGCCGCCACTTCCCGGCGACCTCGGCGGCCCGATCGTGTCCGCCCAGCAGCGCGGCGAAAACGTGCCCGTGCCGCCGATCGGCACGCAGCCGGCCCAACCTGATCCGCGCGTGCAGGCCGAGGAGGCTGCGCGCCAGCGCGCCCAGCAGGAACGCGACGCTGCCCGCATGAGTGGCGTATTTCTCGGCGGCAACGCGGGCTACGCTGGAACGGCGCCGGCCCCATCGCTGATCTTGCCCGACCAAGCCGCTCAGCCAACGCAGCAGGCGAGCGCAGCGCAGGGCGATCAAGCTGGCCGGCGCGCTTTCATGGCGCAAGCCTCGAACCAGCGAACGGTGAGCGCGGAGCGGCTGACCGCACCCCCGTCGCCCAACATCGTGCAGGCCGGAAGCATCATCCCGGCGGCGCTCATCACCGGGATCAGGTCCGATCTGCCCGGCCAGATAACGGCGCAGGTGACGCAGAACGTCTATGACAGCCCGACAGGCCGCATCTTGCTCATCCCGCAAGGTGCCCGGCTGATCGGCGAATACGACAGCGAGATCACCGCCGGGCAGACCCGTGTTCTCCTCGCCTGGGACCGGCTCATCATGCCGGACGGGCGCTCGATCGTTCTCGAGCGCCAGCCCGGCGCGGACGGCGCTGGGTTCGCGGGCCTACAGGACCGCGTGAATCAGCATTGGGGCAATCTGCTCAGGGCGGCGGCCGTCTCGACGCTGCTCGGCGTCGGCGCCGAGCTGGGAGCCGACAGCGAGGATGACTTGACCCGCGCGCTGCGGCGCGGCTCGCAGGACACGATCAATCAGACCGGCCAGCAGATCGTTCGGCGGCAGCTCAATGTGCAGCCGACCCTCACCATCCGGCCGGGCCATCCGCTGCGCGTGGTCATCACCCGCGACCTGGTGCTCGAACCTTTGGGAGCGACACGATGA
- the trbK-alt gene encoding putative entry exclusion protein TrbK-alt: protein MSAAAKIAGVATLAGFMMTVAVIAAVTEPRVPEAANAAEARAERDPLAAELARCRALTMPDSGCEAAWAAHQRRFFGKEGTQP, encoded by the coding sequence ATGTCGGCTGCCGCCAAGATTGCCGGTGTGGCCACGCTGGCTGGGTTCATGATGACGGTGGCGGTGATCGCCGCCGTCACCGAGCCGCGCGTGCCAGAGGCGGCCAACGCCGCGGAGGCACGCGCCGAGCGCGACCCGTTGGCGGCGGAGTTGGCGCGTTGCCGCGCGCTCACCATGCCGGACTCAGGCTGCGAGGCGGCATGGGCGGCGCACCAGCGCCGGTTCTTCGGAAAAGAAGGCACTCAGCCGTGA
- the trbJ gene encoding P-type conjugative transfer protein TrbJ, which yields MTRLSLRRAILAGVLATATIAPIMAPVPAYAQLGGIVYDPTNYAQNVLTAARTLEQINNQIRQIQNQATSLLNEARNLASLPQSSLAELQGQVRQTQQLLGQAQRIAYDVGQIDQAFTSRYTAGAMSVPQRQLVANARERWETSVGAFQDALRVQAGVVGNIDGSRATMDRLVSASQSSQGALQAAQAGNQLLALQSQQLADIAALLAAQGRAQSLEAARNAAAEAEGRERLRRFLGN from the coding sequence ATGACCCGACTTTCCCTGCGCCGCGCCATTCTGGCCGGCGTCCTCGCCACCGCGACCATCGCGCCGATTATGGCGCCCGTGCCGGCCTACGCGCAGCTCGGCGGGATCGTCTATGACCCGACCAACTACGCGCAGAACGTGCTGACCGCGGCGCGCACGTTGGAGCAGATCAACAATCAGATTCGCCAGATACAGAATCAGGCGACTTCCCTGCTCAACGAGGCCCGCAATCTGGCGAGCCTCCCGCAATCCTCGCTCGCCGAGTTGCAGGGCCAAGTGCGCCAGACCCAGCAGTTGCTCGGTCAGGCGCAGCGCATCGCCTATGACGTCGGCCAGATCGACCAGGCTTTCACCAGCCGATACACGGCCGGCGCCATGTCGGTCCCGCAACGGCAGCTCGTCGCAAACGCGCGCGAGCGGTGGGAGACCAGCGTAGGCGCGTTTCAGGACGCGCTCCGCGTTCAGGCCGGAGTCGTCGGGAATATCGACGGCTCGCGTGCGACGATGGACCGCCTCGTGTCGGCGAGCCAATCATCTCAAGGCGCGCTCCAAGCGGCTCAGGCCGGCAACCAGCTTCTCGCGCTGCAATCGCAGCAGCTCGCTGACATCGCGGCATTGCTGGCCGCCCAAGGCCGGGCGCAGTCGCTGGAGGCGGCGCGAAATGCAGCCGCCGAAGCTGAGGGGCGCGAGCGCCTCCGCCGCTTCCTCGGCAACTGA
- a CDS encoding LysR family transcriptional regulator: protein MPFEIRQLRYAIAAADHGSFYRAARALDIEQSTLSRSISKLERSIGMSIFERSRAGVKTTLAGAAFIRGARPMVATADKLVTMMLAAGQGRAGGLLLGYNSSVSAGNLRATLISWREAHPDVELECVEADRSLLLAGLDTGEIDIAILMGTPSHNGFRCEPLWSERMLAALPASHPLAQRDIIHWTDLRGEHFLLPAADPGPEIRDMLLGRLPISGGKPDIRMSRASRETVLSILGANSGVTIVCEGSTGAIYPSVVYRPIHGEQGPALTGYSGCWRDDNRNPALRRFLGFIKTRYALSFDFSPRFR, encoded by the coding sequence TTGCCCTTTGAAATCCGCCAGCTTCGTTATGCTATCGCCGCGGCGGATCATGGTAGTTTTTACAGAGCCGCCCGGGCACTTGATATTGAACAATCGACCCTCAGTCGCTCCATCTCGAAATTGGAGCGCTCGATAGGAATGTCTATCTTCGAGCGGTCGCGGGCTGGGGTCAAAACGACGCTCGCCGGAGCCGCGTTTATTCGTGGCGCGCGACCAATGGTGGCAACGGCAGATAAGCTAGTCACCATGATGCTTGCAGCCGGCCAGGGCCGCGCTGGCGGTTTACTGCTCGGGTATAATAGTTCGGTCTCCGCCGGCAATCTCCGAGCGACCCTCATTAGCTGGCGCGAAGCGCATCCTGACGTCGAACTGGAATGCGTCGAGGCGGATCGCAGCCTTCTGCTCGCTGGGCTCGACACGGGCGAAATCGACATAGCGATCCTGATGGGGACGCCCAGCCACAACGGGTTTCGCTGCGAGCCGCTATGGAGCGAGCGGATGCTAGCCGCGTTGCCCGCCTCACATCCGTTGGCTCAACGTGACATCATTCACTGGACGGATCTTCGGGGCGAGCACTTCCTTCTGCCTGCGGCCGATCCCGGCCCGGAAATTCGCGACATGCTGCTTGGCAGACTTCCGATCTCCGGCGGTAAGCCTGACATCCGGATGTCGCGGGCGAGCCGTGAGACCGTGCTGAGCATCCTCGGCGCCAATTCGGGCGTCACCATTGTCTGCGAGGGATCGACCGGAGCGATCTATCCTAGTGTCGTCTATCGGCCGATTCATGGCGAACAAGGACCGGCACTGACAGGATACTCGGGTTGCTGGCGAGACGACAATCGCAATCCAGCGTTGCGGCGCTTTCTTGGATTCATCAAGACCCGCTATGCTCTGTCTTTTGATTTCTCGCCAAGATTTCGGTAA
- the trbL gene encoding P-type conjugative transfer protein TrbL, translating to MNDTGVIDNFLQVFTTYIDSGFGLLGDEIAFLSTTLIAIDLTIAGLFWAWGADEDVLQRLIKKTLYIGVFAFIIGNFSTLATIVFQSFAGLGLKATGDSMSIADFMRPGFIAATGLDAGEPLVVAAGELVGPISFFTNFVQIVVLLLAWALVVIAFFILAIQIFVTLIEFKLVTLAGFVLLPFAFFNKTAFMAEKVLGHVVSTGIKVLVLAVITGIGTTLFSQFTAAAGPEPTLEQAMSIALGALSLLGLAIFGPGVANGIVSGGPALGAGAAAGTALAAGGALVGGAAAARLGAGAAAGAIGGAARGSAFASGAASSAYALGSAGKTGAAAVAGGAAGVGQAVAGAAMSPLRKAAASLKDSYRSGGRAAVTATGGTISGGASPSAPAPDDRPAWASAMKRRQTMTHGATIAAHTLRSGDGGGSGSSVDLHQKD from the coding sequence GTGAACGACACCGGCGTTATCGACAACTTCCTACAGGTCTTCACGACCTACATCGACAGCGGGTTCGGGCTGCTCGGCGACGAGATCGCGTTCCTCTCAACCACGCTGATCGCCATCGACCTGACGATTGCCGGCCTGTTTTGGGCGTGGGGCGCCGATGAGGACGTGCTTCAACGCCTCATCAAAAAGACGCTCTACATTGGCGTCTTTGCTTTCATCATCGGCAATTTCTCGACGCTGGCGACGATCGTGTTCCAGTCCTTCGCAGGGCTCGGTTTGAAGGCAACGGGCGATTCCATGAGCATCGCCGACTTCATGCGCCCCGGTTTCATCGCCGCGACCGGCTTGGACGCGGGTGAGCCGCTGGTCGTTGCCGCAGGCGAGCTGGTCGGTCCAATCTCATTCTTCACCAACTTCGTGCAGATCGTGGTGTTGTTGCTCGCTTGGGCGCTTGTCGTCATCGCCTTCTTCATCCTGGCGATTCAGATTTTCGTGACGCTGATCGAGTTCAAGCTGGTGACGCTCGCCGGCTTCGTGCTGTTGCCGTTCGCCTTCTTCAACAAGACCGCCTTCATGGCCGAGAAGGTGTTAGGCCATGTCGTCTCCACCGGCATCAAAGTTCTCGTGCTCGCCGTCATCACCGGCATCGGCACGACGTTGTTCAGTCAATTCACCGCCGCCGCTGGCCCTGAGCCCACGCTGGAGCAAGCGATGTCGATCGCGCTCGGCGCGCTGTCGCTGCTTGGCCTGGCGATCTTCGGCCCCGGCGTAGCGAACGGCATCGTTTCAGGCGGGCCGGCCCTGGGCGCGGGCGCAGCCGCCGGGACCGCGCTTGCCGCAGGCGGCGCGCTGGTCGGTGGTGCAGCCGCCGCACGCCTCGGTGCCGGTGCGGCCGCAGGCGCGATCGGCGGCGCGGCACGAGGGAGCGCCTTTGCGTCCGGCGCCGCCAGCAGCGCCTATGCGCTCGGCTCGGCAGGCAAGACCGGCGCAGCCGCCGTCGCGGGCGGCGCGGCCGGCGTCGGCCAAGCGGTGGCGGGTGCGGCGATGTCCCCGCTTCGGAAGGCCGCCGCGTCCCTGAAAGACAGCTATCGCTCTGGCGGTCGCGCCGCAGTCACGGCGACGGGAGGCACGATTTCAGGCGGCGCTTCGCCATCGGCACCAGCCCCCGACGACAGGCCCGCTTGGGCATCGGCCATGAAGCGCCGCCAGACCATGACCCACGGCGCGACGATCGCCGCCCACACCCTGCGTTCCGGCGACGGCGGGGGAAGCGGCTCGTCCGTCGATCTCCATCAGAAGGACTAG
- a CDS encoding DUF2274 domain-containing protein, with amino-acid sequence MTKLKLGPLVDDRPVKLAVELPAGVHRDLVAYAAALAAETGQQPMPPEKLVAPMLARFMDTDRGFRRHRAQGS; translated from the coding sequence ATGACAAAATTGAAGCTGGGGCCATTGGTGGACGATCGGCCTGTCAAACTGGCTGTGGAGCTACCCGCCGGGGTCCACCGCGATCTTGTCGCCTACGCCGCCGCGCTCGCGGCGGAGACCGGACAGCAACCTATGCCGCCCGAAAAGCTGGTGGCGCCTATGCTTGCACGCTTCATGGACACCGACCGCGGCTTTCGTCGCCACCGCGCGCAAGGCAGTTGA
- a CDS encoding DUF1259 domain-containing protein: MRTVLLSGLATLLLAAPAWAAPDWTKVDAALGRVGVEQADGVRRYGFPRSDLRVVLDGVSIEPSLALGSWAAFQPIGDDVMVMGDLVLTHEEVNPVMTRLLQGGFTITALHNHLLRSAPGTMYMHIAAHGDPVRLAAALRQAIAASRTPMSPPSPGAGAPSRLDLNSDALDELMGAEGRVNGGVLQYSIPRAERLMDGGMVTPQSMGTATAINFQPTGGGKAAITGDFVLIASEVDPVLRALRANGIEVTALHNHMLNDEPRLFFLHFWANDDAAKLARGLRSALDTMNNRQN; this comes from the coding sequence ATGCGAACGGTGTTGTTATCGGGGTTGGCTACGCTGCTGCTAGCCGCGCCTGCTTGGGCGGCTCCGGACTGGACGAAGGTTGACGCCGCGCTGGGGCGCGTCGGCGTCGAGCAGGCCGACGGAGTTCGTCGCTACGGATTTCCTCGCTCCGACCTGCGCGTTGTCCTGGATGGCGTCTCGATAGAGCCTTCGCTGGCGCTCGGCTCCTGGGCCGCGTTTCAGCCGATAGGTGACGACGTGATGGTAATGGGCGATCTTGTGCTCACGCACGAGGAAGTGAACCCCGTGATGACCCGCCTTTTACAAGGCGGATTCACCATCACCGCGCTCCACAATCACCTGCTGCGGTCCGCGCCCGGCACCATGTACATGCACATAGCTGCGCATGGCGATCCGGTAAGGCTAGCGGCGGCGCTGCGCCAAGCCATTGCCGCAAGCCGCACCCCAATGTCTCCACCGTCTCCTGGCGCGGGAGCACCCTCCCGCCTCGATCTCAACTCCGATGCTCTGGACGAGCTGATGGGAGCCGAAGGCAGGGTCAATGGCGGCGTTCTGCAATACAGTATTCCCCGTGCGGAGCGGCTCATGGATGGCGGCATGGTGACGCCTCAATCAATGGGAACCGCGACCGCAATCAATTTTCAGCCTACCGGCGGCGGCAAGGCGGCGATCACGGGCGATTTCGTCCTCATCGCGAGCGAAGTAGACCCCGTCCTTCGAGCGCTTCGAGCGAACGGGATCGAAGTCACCGCACTTCACAATCATATGTTGAACGACGAGCCGCGCCTGTTCTTCCTGCACTTTTGGGCCAATGACGACGCGGCAAAGCTCGCACGCGGTCTCCGCTCGGCACTCGACACAATGAACAATCGACAAAATTAA
- the trbG gene encoding P-type conjugative transfer protein TrbG, translating to MTGIPFRRAVTAALLVSTSTLAGCATTSARPPAIAYDDPPREVAATPAAEPPRPVEIVTIPEPLPLPGQLKPMPDAPRGSEPTDPRRRVGDANAAARVQPARDGFLNAIQQYPWTDGALYQVYTAPGQVTDIALQEGEQLVGPGPVAAGDTVRWIIGDTISGAGATARVHILVKPTRADLATNLVINTDRRTYHLELRATPATYMASVSWTYPQDQLIALRGGNIAAAAVTPAASGVDVTSLNFRYRIEGDRAPWRPVRAFDDSGQVFIEFPAGISRGEMPPLFVTGAAGDAELVNYRVQGRYMVVDRLFAAAELRLGDRRNEQRVSIVRDDGRERRP from the coding sequence ATGACCGGCATTCCCTTTCGGCGCGCCGTCACAGCCGCGCTGCTCGTTTCCACCTCCACACTCGCCGGCTGCGCCACTACATCCGCCCGGCCGCCCGCCATCGCATACGACGATCCGCCGCGCGAAGTGGCCGCGACGCCGGCCGCGGAGCCGCCGCGTCCGGTGGAGATTGTTACTATTCCCGAACCGCTCCCGCTTCCCGGTCAGCTCAAGCCAATGCCGGATGCGCCTCGCGGGTCGGAGCCTACCGATCCCCGTAGGCGCGTCGGCGACGCAAACGCCGCCGCGCGGGTGCAGCCGGCGCGTGACGGCTTCCTCAATGCCATCCAGCAATATCCCTGGACGGATGGTGCGCTCTATCAGGTCTATACTGCCCCCGGCCAAGTGACGGACATCGCCTTGCAGGAGGGCGAGCAGCTCGTTGGACCGGGGCCAGTCGCGGCCGGTGACACCGTTCGTTGGATCATCGGCGACACGATCAGCGGCGCGGGCGCGACCGCGCGCGTCCACATCCTCGTCAAGCCGACACGGGCGGACCTCGCCACCAACCTCGTCATCAACACCGATCGGCGCACCTATCATCTGGAGCTGCGTGCGACGCCCGCGACCTACATGGCCTCAGTGTCATGGACCTACCCGCAAGATCAGCTCATCGCGCTACGCGGCGGCAACATCGCCGCTGCGGCGGTCACGCCGGCCGCGAGCGGCGTGGATGTGACTTCGCTCAATTTCCGTTATCGCATCGAGGGCGACCGCGCCCCGTGGCGTCCCGTTCGTGCGTTCGACGACTCCGGGCAGGTGTTCATCGAGTTTCCGGCGGGGATCTCGCGGGGCGAGATGCCGCCGCTGTTCGTTACCGGCGCGGCCGGGGACGCCGAGCTAGTCAATTATCGCGTGCAGGGCCGCTACATGGTGGTGGACCGGCTGTTCGCCGCCGCCGAGCTGCGTCTGGGCGATCGGCGCAATGAACAGCGCGTCAGCATCGTGCGCGACGACGGACGGGAGCGGCGGCCGTGA
- a CDS encoding sensor histidine kinase, which translates to MPLGVISRLLRSTVSRLVALNALLLVISMVAGALGGWIATRGVVEREARNRIELESHVIAVEADRGGLDRALAMIRTKAERPGSPEYYLIGPEGRTLIGDLQVVPRETGWHFADQPSPRPGIEGVHLLALTQRLPDGSLLIVGEDMERSEAIRDAVFGATLIAGGIALVFGIVAGLFATRQTLRQMKRINVTVRAVEGGDLSARTGAPVHARTDLDQLALAIDRMLDQIDTLVATIRRVSAEVAHDLRTPLTRVRHAVETALAQPDGEKRTAALGRAMAGLDEALRLFSAVLELAEIDAGNARARFEPIDLAEIVDRVVDAYRAEIEASGRHISVRSVRTAVAGDADLLARALANLIENALKYSREHARIDVSVTEHAGTVTMAVADDGPGVTDGEVEEMLRPFGRLDRARRKSGNGLGLAIADAVARLHRGTLTFARLQPGLAVEIRLPRELAETAALNAHR; encoded by the coding sequence ATGCCGCTTGGAGTGATTAGCCGGCTGTTGCGCTCGACGGTGTCGCGTCTTGTTGCCCTCAACGCGCTGCTGCTCGTCATCAGCATGGTCGCCGGCGCGCTCGGCGGCTGGATCGCAACGCGTGGGGTCGTTGAACGCGAGGCTCGAAACCGCATCGAGCTGGAGTCGCATGTCATCGCCGTCGAGGCGGACCGGGGAGGGCTTGATCGCGCACTTGCCATGATCCGGACGAAGGCCGAACGGCCGGGTTCGCCTGAGTATTATCTCATTGGTCCAGAGGGACGCACGTTGATCGGCGACCTTCAGGTGGTGCCGCGAGAGACCGGTTGGCATTTCGCCGATCAGCCTTCGCCGCGACCTGGCATCGAGGGCGTTCATTTACTGGCGCTGACGCAACGCCTTCCCGATGGCTCCCTTCTAATCGTCGGGGAGGACATGGAGCGAAGCGAAGCGATCCGCGACGCTGTTTTCGGGGCCACTCTGATCGCCGGCGGAATCGCGTTGGTCTTTGGCATCGTCGCAGGCCTCTTTGCCACGCGGCAGACGCTCCGCCAGATGAAGCGGATCAACGTCACTGTCCGCGCGGTCGAGGGCGGAGATCTCTCTGCGCGGACTGGAGCTCCAGTTCACGCGCGCACCGATCTTGATCAGCTCGCGTTGGCGATCGATCGAATGCTCGACCAAATCGACACGCTCGTCGCCACGATCCGCCGCGTGTCGGCGGAGGTCGCTCATGACCTGCGCACGCCGCTGACACGCGTGAGGCACGCGGTCGAAACGGCGCTCGCGCAGCCCGATGGCGAGAAACGGACCGCGGCGCTGGGACGGGCGATGGCGGGGCTGGACGAGGCACTCCGTCTGTTCAGCGCGGTGCTGGAGTTGGCGGAAATCGATGCCGGTAATGCTCGCGCGCGATTTGAGCCGATCGATCTGGCGGAGATCGTGGACCGGGTGGTGGATGCCTACCGTGCGGAGATTGAGGCTTCCGGCCGCCACATCTCGGTCCGCTCGGTTCGCACGGCGGTCGCCGGTGACGCCGACTTGCTGGCGCGCGCGCTCGCCAACCTGATCGAGAACGCGCTCAAATACTCCCGTGAGCACGCTCGGATCGATGTTTCGGTCACCGAGCACGCGGGCACGGTGACGATGGCGGTCGCGGACGACGGTCCTGGCGTAACCGATGGCGAGGTCGAGGAGATGTTGCGCCCGTTCGGGCGCTTGGACCGAGCGCGGCGTAAATCCGGCAACGGTCTCGGCCTCGCGATTGCCGACGCCGTGGCTCGGCTGCACCGCGGAACACTGACGTTTGCACGGCTCCAGCCGGGCCTGGCCGTCGAAATCAGACTACCGCGGGAATTGGCGGAGACGGCCGCCTTGAATGCGCATCGCTGA
- the trbF gene encoding conjugal transfer protein TrbF — protein MFRRPTIRYGQTPEPTTPYQRAAQAWDDRIGSARVQAKNWRLAFFGTLALSGGLAGGLVWQSARGHIVPWVVQVDRLGEAQAVAPAEAGYRPSDPQIAFHLARFIEQVRSVPADPVIVRQNWLRAYDFTTDRGAVALNDYARANDPFANVGRVQVAVDVSSVIRASPDSFRVAWTERRYQDGSLTATERWSAILTIVVQPPRTPDALRKNPLGVFVNALNWSKELSQ, from the coding sequence ATGTTTCGACGACCGACCATCCGCTACGGCCAGACCCCCGAACCGACCACGCCCTATCAGCGCGCCGCCCAAGCCTGGGATGACAGGATCGGTTCGGCGCGCGTGCAGGCCAAGAACTGGCGTCTCGCATTTTTCGGCACGCTCGCCCTTTCGGGTGGCCTGGCTGGCGGCCTCGTCTGGCAATCGGCCCGTGGCCATATCGTCCCTTGGGTGGTGCAGGTCGATCGGCTCGGCGAGGCGCAGGCGGTCGCGCCGGCCGAGGCCGGCTATCGCCCGAGCGACCCGCAGATCGCGTTCCATCTCGCCCGCTTCATCGAGCAAGTCAGGAGCGTGCCGGCCGATCCGGTCATCGTTCGTCAGAACTGGCTTCGCGCGTATGACTTCACCACCGATCGGGGCGCGGTCGCGCTCAACGATTACGCTCGCGCCAATGACCCGTTCGCCAACGTCGGGCGGGTGCAGGTGGCGGTGGACGTGTCCAGCGTCATCCGCGCGTCACCGGACAGCTTCCGCGTCGCCTGGACGGAGCGCCGCTATCAGGACGGCAGCCTCACCGCCACCGAACGCTGGTCGGCGATCCTCACCATCGTCGTGCAGCCGCCTCGCACGCCAGACGCACTTCGCAAGAATCCGCTCGGCGTATTCGTCAATGCCCTCAACTGGTCAAAGGAGCTGTCGCAATGA
- a CDS encoding Rap1a/Tai family immunity protein encodes MFRTIGYSIGACLSSVVLAASSYAQEQPTDTNGSELVASCRANNPACGAYLQGVLDMMIVARGSECGAPRYDRNRLRSAYLRWAEDNAYFMDVHMVAGAEQALAEAWPCSPRR; translated from the coding sequence ATGTTTAGGACTATCGGTTATAGCATCGGAGCGTGTCTATCATCCGTCGTACTCGCTGCTTCTAGTTATGCGCAGGAACAACCGACTGATACGAACGGCTCTGAACTTGTTGCAAGTTGCCGCGCCAACAACCCAGCGTGCGGCGCGTACCTTCAAGGCGTGCTGGACATGATGATAGTGGCGCGGGGTAGCGAGTGTGGGGCGCCGCGTTACGATCGGAATAGATTGCGTTCAGCCTATCTGCGCTGGGCAGAAGACAATGCCTACTTCATGGACGTTCACATGGTCGCTGGCGCCGAACAAGCATTGGCTGAAGCTTGGCCTTGCTCGCCGCGACGATAG